A single genomic interval of Alistipes provencensis harbors:
- a CDS encoding sugar O-acetyltransferase: MDDLEKMRAGLWLYAVTPQIGNALRQTEELVFELNRLPPSRREEREAIIRRLFGRIGREFTIHSPFHCDFGEQIAVGDHFVGNYNLTILDEAPVTIGDHVFIGPNVGLYTVAHALVPDQRNAGIMRSLPITIGNNVWIGGNTVVMQGVTIGDNTVIGAGSVVTRDIPAGVIAVGSPCRVLREITEADRIAEVY, translated from the coding sequence ATGGACGATCTTGAGAAAATGCGGGCCGGACTCTGGCTCTACGCCGTAACGCCGCAGATCGGCAACGCCCTGCGGCAGACCGAAGAACTGGTTTTCGAACTCAACCGACTGCCGCCCAGCCGCCGCGAGGAGCGCGAGGCGATCATCCGCCGCCTGTTCGGGCGCATCGGCCGGGAATTCACCATCCACAGCCCGTTCCACTGCGATTTCGGGGAACAGATCGCGGTCGGCGACCATTTCGTGGGCAACTACAACCTGACGATCCTCGACGAAGCTCCCGTGACGATCGGCGACCACGTCTTTATCGGCCCCAACGTGGGGCTTTACACCGTCGCCCACGCCCTTGTGCCCGACCAGCGCAACGCGGGCATCATGCGCTCGCTGCCGATCACCATCGGCAACAACGTCTGGATCGGGGGCAACACGGTGGTGATGCAGGGCGTGACGATCGGCGACAACACGGTGATCGGCGCCGGAAGCGTCGTCACGCGCGACATCCCTGCGGGAGTGATCGCCGTCGGGTCGCCCTGCCGGGTCCTGCGGGAGATCACCGAAGCGGACCGGATAGCGGAAGTATATTAA
- a CDS encoding helix-turn-helix domain-containing protein, with the protein MKGQKHYDTAIKSVAERLRAVRIARGLTQEAVYFNTGLNMRRVEGGKTNLSLSTLCELCKFYGITLEELFKGLPIE; encoded by the coding sequence ATGAAAGGCCAGAAACATTATGATACTGCTATAAAATCGGTAGCCGAAAGACTTCGTGCTGTGCGGATTGCCCGGGGGTTGACTCAGGAGGCGGTGTATTTTAATACGGGCCTGAATATGCGTCGTGTTGAAGGCGGAAAAACGAATTTGTCGCTGTCGACGCTCTGTGAATTGTGTAAATTTTACGGGATAACTTTGGAAGAACTCTTCAAAGGGCTTCCAATCGAATAA
- a CDS encoding exo-beta-N-acetylmuramidase NamZ family protein codes for MSRPARPSRCATSASLKCRRLVVVLVACVSGIFNVPAQGTLVGMTDTAAYFPLLRGQRVAVLANQTSVAEMPGAPGADASGRVHLVDLLHGEGFDVAAIFSPEHGFRGTADAGEHVKSSVDVRTGIPIRSLYDGNTKRPSDEAMRSFDVLVVDMQDVGLRFYTYYISMLRMMDACADFGCRVVVLDRPNPNGHIVDGPVLDMKYRSGVGAIPVPVLHGLTMGEIARMAVGEGWAKPCDLTVVKCRNYTHATEYRLPVAPSPNLPTARAVYLYAALCPFEGTVVSLGRGTDKPFEIYGHPDLTGRTFTFTPRPTAGAKHPPLEGQLCRGVDLSGMPLAEAREVGFSLKYVIDAYADLGSGTKFFTPMFEKLVGVGWVREMILAGAPEGEIRARWADDVERYRERRTKYLLYEN; via the coding sequence ATGTCCCGTCCGGCCCGCCCTTCACGATGCGCCACATCTGCATCCCTAAAATGCAGACGGCTTGTCGTCGTGCTTGTCGCCTGCGTTTCGGGTATTTTCAATGTTCCGGCGCAGGGAACTCTCGTGGGCATGACCGACACGGCGGCCTATTTTCCGCTTCTCCGGGGACAGCGCGTCGCGGTGCTGGCCAACCAGACCTCCGTGGCGGAGATGCCCGGAGCGCCCGGGGCCGATGCCTCGGGGAGGGTGCATCTGGTCGATCTGCTGCACGGCGAGGGTTTCGACGTCGCCGCCATCTTCTCGCCCGAACACGGATTCCGCGGCACGGCGGATGCCGGGGAGCATGTCAAAAGTTCGGTCGACGTCCGGACGGGCATTCCGATCCGCTCGCTCTACGACGGCAACACGAAGCGTCCCTCCGACGAGGCGATGCGCTCGTTCGACGTACTGGTCGTGGATATGCAGGACGTGGGACTGCGATTCTATACCTACTATATCTCGATGCTGCGGATGATGGATGCCTGCGCCGATTTCGGATGCCGGGTCGTGGTCCTCGACCGTCCCAATCCCAACGGGCACATCGTCGACGGGCCCGTGCTGGACATGAAATACCGGTCGGGCGTCGGGGCGATTCCCGTGCCGGTGCTCCACGGCCTGACGATGGGCGAGATCGCCCGCATGGCCGTCGGCGAAGGGTGGGCGAAGCCGTGCGACCTGACGGTCGTGAAGTGCCGCAACTACACCCACGCGACCGAATACCGGCTGCCCGTGGCTCCGTCGCCCAACCTGCCGACCGCGCGTGCCGTCTACCTCTATGCCGCGCTGTGCCCCTTCGAAGGCACCGTCGTGAGCCTCGGACGCGGGACCGACAAGCCGTTTGAAATCTACGGACATCCGGACCTGACCGGGCGCACCTTTACGTTCACACCCCGTCCGACGGCCGGGGCCAAGCATCCGCCGCTCGAAGGACAGTTGTGCCGGGGCGTCGACCTGAGCGGCATGCCGCTCGCCGAAGCCCGCGAAGTGGGATTTTCGTTGAAATATGTGATCGATGCCTATGCCGACCTCGGGTCGGGGACCAAATTCTTTACGCCGATGTTCGAAAAACTGGTCGGCGTGGGGTGGGTGCGCGAAATGATCCTTGCCGGAGCCCCGGAGGGGGAGATACGCGCCCGCTGGGCCGATGATGTGGAACGCTACCGCGAACGGCGAACGAAATACTTATTGTATGAGAATTGA
- the prfB gene encoding peptide chain release factor 2, which translates to MVLAEQIKEIEQRREALERCLDIEQKRIDLRNEEEKTQEPNFWDEPDKAREQLRKVAAIKAWVDDYDAVRKDAEDLALMPDFVKEGVVTEEEMDAHYAATLEKIENLEMRNMLRREEDKLGAILDINAGAGGTEALDWASMLLRMYTRWGEAHGYKVKVLDYQAGDEVGVKSCTLEFEGEYAYGYLKSENGVHRMVRLSPFNANNKRQTTFASVFVSPAVDDTIEITVNPSDIEWDTYRASGAGGQNVNKVETAVRLRYHGKDADTGEPVEFLIENMETRSQLMNRENAMRILKSKLYQRELDKRMATQQALEASKKKIEWGSQIRSYVFDDRRVKDHRTGVQTSAVEAVMDGDLDQFIKGYLMEYGASV; encoded by the coding sequence ATGGTACTTGCCGAACAGATCAAGGAGATCGAACAGCGCCGGGAGGCGTTGGAACGCTGTCTCGACATCGAACAGAAGCGCATCGACCTGCGCAACGAGGAGGAGAAGACTCAGGAGCCGAATTTCTGGGACGAGCCCGACAAGGCGCGCGAACAGCTGCGCAAGGTGGCGGCGATCAAGGCGTGGGTCGACGATTACGACGCCGTGCGCAAGGATGCCGAGGACCTCGCGCTGATGCCCGACTTCGTGAAGGAGGGCGTCGTGACCGAGGAGGAGATGGACGCCCACTACGCCGCGACGCTCGAGAAGATCGAGAACCTCGAGATGCGCAACATGCTGCGCCGCGAAGAGGACAAGCTGGGGGCGATCCTCGACATCAACGCCGGGGCGGGCGGCACCGAGGCCCTCGACTGGGCGTCGATGCTCCTGCGCATGTACACCCGCTGGGGCGAGGCCCACGGCTACAAGGTCAAGGTGCTGGACTATCAGGCAGGCGACGAGGTGGGGGTGAAATCCTGCACGCTGGAGTTCGAGGGCGAGTACGCTTACGGTTATCTCAAGAGCGAGAACGGCGTGCACCGCATGGTGCGTCTTTCGCCGTTCAACGCCAACAACAAGCGGCAGACGACCTTTGCGTCGGTCTTCGTCTCGCCCGCCGTGGACGACACGATCGAGATCACGGTCAACCCGTCGGATATCGAGTGGGATACCTACCGGGCGTCGGGCGCCGGGGGGCAGAATGTCAACAAGGTCGAGACGGCGGTGCGTCTGCGCTACCACGGCAAGGATGCCGACACGGGCGAACCCGTGGAGTTCCTGATCGAGAACATGGAGACCCGTTCGCAGTTGATGAACCGCGAGAATGCCATGCGCATCCTCAAGTCGAAACTCTACCAGCGCGAGCTGGACAAGCGCATGGCGACGCAGCAGGCGCTGGAGGCTTCGAAAAAGAAGATCGAGTGGGGTTCGCAGATCCGCTCCTACGTCTTCGACGACCGCCGCGTGAAGGACCACCGCACGGGTGTCCAGACCTCGGCTGTCGAAGCGGTGATGGATGGCGATCTGGACCAGTTCATCAAGGGCTATTTAATGGAATATGGCGCGTCCGTCTGA
- a CDS encoding cytidylate kinase-like family protein, producing the protein MEKFVINIGRQLGSGGKTVGEIIARRLGIRVYDKELINLAAKESGICPEIFERADEKESRGVLSTMIGYLRAPFAGDDAGMTNVLSNDALFKIQSDVIRKVAAGESAVFVGRCADYILREEPRCVNVFITADDENRCRRICARQGCTPAEAQALMERVDARRASYYNYYSSRTWGVASTYHLCVNSSPLGDEGTADFILEFAARKLHEKF; encoded by the coding sequence ATGGAAAAATTCGTCATCAACATAGGCCGTCAACTGGGCAGCGGCGGCAAGACCGTCGGGGAGATCATCGCCCGCCGGCTGGGTATCCGTGTCTACGATAAGGAGCTGATAAACTTGGCCGCCAAGGAGAGCGGCATCTGCCCCGAGATTTTTGAAAGGGCCGACGAAAAGGAGTCGCGCGGCGTACTCTCGACGATGATCGGCTACCTTCGCGCCCCGTTTGCGGGCGACGACGCGGGCATGACGAACGTGCTGTCGAACGATGCGCTGTTCAAAATACAGAGCGACGTGATCCGTAAGGTCGCCGCCGGGGAGTCAGCGGTTTTCGTGGGCCGCTGTGCCGACTACATCCTGCGCGAGGAGCCGCGCTGTGTCAACGTCTTCATCACGGCCGACGACGAGAACCGCTGCCGCCGAATCTGCGCGCGGCAGGGCTGCACTCCGGCCGAGGCGCAGGCCCTGATGGAGCGTGTGGACGCCCGTCGCGCCTCCTATTACAATTATTACAGTTCGCGGACGTGGGGCGTGGCTTCGACCTACCACCTCTGCGTGAATTCCTCGCCTCTGGGCGACGAGGGCACGGCCGATTTCATTCTGGAATTCGCCGCACGGAAACTGCACGAGAAATTTTAA